A stretch of the Haloarchaeobius salinus genome encodes the following:
- a CDS encoding Gfo/Idh/MocA family protein, with translation MDDPLSVGFLGYRFMGKAHANALARLPMFFPDAPAVERDVLVGTDEDALAEAKERLGFERTATDWRDVVDEVDVFYNLGPNFLHVDPSVAALESGTHVLCEKPLAPTTEGAERMVQAAADSSATAGCAFNYRFVPALQYARNLIEAGELGEIHQFRGQYLQDWLVDPDAPWSWRNDAELAGSGALGDLGAHTVDLANFLVGDRTGPIEHVSGHLQTFVEERPDPETGEARPVTVDDAYSAQAEFASGAVGTFEASRFATGHKNDHHVAVHGSEGSLRFSLERLNELEVCREGDRGYETVLVTGEDDPYVDHWWPPGHVVGWEHTFVHENYEFLSAVASGDPYEPDFGDAMAVQRVLDAIAESDETGRWVSPDG, from the coding sequence ATGGACGATCCACTCTCCGTCGGCTTCCTCGGCTACCGGTTCATGGGGAAGGCCCACGCGAACGCGCTGGCCCGCCTGCCGATGTTCTTCCCGGACGCTCCGGCGGTCGAACGCGACGTGCTCGTCGGGACGGACGAGGACGCACTCGCCGAGGCGAAGGAACGACTCGGCTTCGAACGGACCGCGACCGACTGGCGCGACGTGGTCGACGAGGTCGACGTGTTCTACAACCTCGGCCCGAACTTCCTGCACGTCGACCCCTCCGTCGCCGCGCTCGAATCCGGGACGCACGTGCTCTGTGAGAAGCCGCTCGCGCCGACGACCGAGGGCGCAGAGCGGATGGTACAGGCCGCCGCGGACAGCAGCGCCACCGCGGGCTGTGCGTTCAACTACCGGTTCGTGCCGGCGCTCCAGTACGCACGGAACCTCATCGAGGCGGGCGAACTCGGCGAGATACACCAGTTCCGTGGGCAGTACCTGCAGGACTGGCTGGTCGACCCCGACGCACCGTGGAGCTGGCGCAACGACGCCGAACTCGCCGGCTCGGGGGCGCTGGGCGACCTCGGTGCACACACGGTCGACCTCGCGAACTTCCTCGTCGGCGACCGGACCGGCCCCATCGAGCACGTGAGCGGCCACCTGCAGACGTTCGTCGAGGAGCGACCCGACCCCGAGACGGGCGAGGCCAGGCCCGTCACCGTGGACGACGCCTACAGCGCGCAGGCCGAGTTCGCGAGCGGCGCGGTGGGGACGTTCGAAGCCTCGCGCTTCGCGACCGGACACAAGAACGACCACCACGTCGCCGTCCACGGCTCTGAGGGGAGCCTGCGCTTCTCGCTAGAGCGGCTGAACGAGCTCGAGGTGTGCCGCGAGGGCGACCGCGGCTACGAGACGGTGCTGGTCACCGGCGAAGACGACCCATACGTCGATCACTGGTGGCCGCCGGGCCACGTCGTCGGCTGGGAGCACACGTTCGTGCACGAGAACTACGAGTTCCTCTCCGCAGTCGCGTCGGGTGACCCGTACGAACCGGACTTCGGCGACGCGATGGCCGTCCAGCGCGTGCTCGACGCCATCGCCGAGAGCGACGAGACGGGGCGCTGGGTGAGCCCCGACGGATGA
- a CDS encoding carbohydrate kinase family protein produces MTDHRVLVAGETLVDFLPERPGPLSDVASFDRRAGGAPANVAVGLARLGHTPLFWTRVGADPFGGFLADTLADEGIPGRFVERDPDAKTTLAFVTSDESGDREFTFYRDGTADTRLEPGTVPDDTLADVERVVCGGVPLASGRSREATLDLLARASDAGTGTWFDPNYRPDLWPGDDFAAVAGDALADVDVLKATEEELRALGLAGDSPRALAEAATERGPRTVLVTLGGDGALAHATADAPWGPATVEHGSYDVDVVDTTGAGDAFFAGAIARTTESDASLGSVLSYANAVAAVATTARGAMAALPSHDTVVAVQDSA; encoded by the coding sequence ATGACCGACCACCGCGTGCTCGTCGCGGGCGAGACGCTCGTCGACTTCCTGCCCGAGCGCCCCGGCCCGCTGTCCGACGTGGCGTCGTTCGACCGGCGGGCCGGCGGTGCGCCCGCGAACGTCGCCGTCGGGCTCGCCCGGCTCGGGCACACGCCGCTGTTCTGGACCCGGGTCGGTGCCGACCCGTTCGGGGGCTTCCTCGCGGACACGCTCGCTGACGAGGGCATCCCCGGACGGTTCGTGGAGCGCGACCCGGACGCGAAGACGACCCTCGCGTTCGTCACCTCGGACGAGTCGGGCGACCGCGAGTTCACCTTCTACCGCGACGGCACCGCCGACACCCGTCTGGAGCCGGGAACCGTCCCCGACGACACCCTCGCCGACGTCGAGCGGGTCGTCTGCGGCGGCGTCCCGCTCGCGTCCGGACGGTCCCGCGAGGCCACGCTCGACCTGCTCGCGCGGGCGAGCGACGCCGGGACCGGGACGTGGTTCGACCCCAACTACCGGCCCGATCTGTGGCCGGGCGACGATTTCGCGGCCGTCGCCGGCGACGCCCTCGCCGACGTCGACGTGCTGAAGGCGACCGAGGAGGAGCTCCGGGCGCTGGGCCTCGCGGGCGACTCGCCGCGAGCACTCGCCGAAGCCGCGACCGAGCGCGGCCCCCGCACCGTGCTCGTGACGCTGGGCGGCGACGGTGCGCTCGCCCACGCGACGGCCGACGCGCCGTGGGGGCCGGCGACGGTCGAGCACGGGAGCTACGACGTGGACGTGGTCGACACGACCGGAGCCGGCGACGCGTTCTTCGCCGGGGCCATCGCCCGGACGACCGAGAGCGATGCGTCCCTCGGGTCGGTTCTCTCCTACGCGAACGCGGTGGCGGCCGTGGCGACCACCGCCAGGGGGGCGATGGCCGCGCTCCCGTCACACGACACTGTGGTGGCAGTACAGGACTCAGCGTAA
- a CDS encoding universal stress protein — protein MALETVLLAVGRGDRERVEALTATVTDIAGPAGATVVLAHVFGEDEYADVREKLDIEPAAEVTADDVAERYSTVREIRATLADAGLDVVVRGGVGDYGDRVVELAGEEDADLVVVGGRSRSPTGKAVFGSTAQSVMLNAPCPVTFVRGE, from the coding sequence ATGGCACTCGAAACGGTACTGCTCGCTGTCGGCCGCGGGGACAGGGAACGGGTGGAGGCACTGACAGCGACGGTCACGGACATCGCCGGGCCGGCGGGCGCGACGGTCGTGCTCGCACACGTCTTCGGCGAGGACGAGTACGCGGACGTCCGCGAGAAGCTCGACATAGAGCCCGCCGCGGAGGTGACGGCCGACGACGTCGCCGAGCGATACTCCACGGTGCGGGAGATCCGAGCGACGCTCGCCGACGCCGGCCTCGACGTGGTCGTGCGGGGTGGCGTCGGCGACTACGGCGACCGCGTGGTCGAGCTCGCCGGCGAGGAGGACGCGGACCTCGTCGTCGTCGGCGGCCGGAGCCGCTCGCCGACCGGGAAGGCGGTGTTCGGGTCGACCGCGCAGTCGGTCATGCTGAACGCCCCGTGTCCGGTGACGTTCGTCCGCGGCGAGTGA
- a CDS encoding NERD domain-containing protein, translating into MEFIASGEGGDHAGVDAERTVWRAVTRAFGPGDRGVAYWRYPIVSPGRDAFDREADFVLLHEAFGLVVIECKGYRLDHVAAIEGDRWRLQGTRQSTATPYTQARDHGFRLLNHLDDEPALTDDRGNPAVPANFLVALPNVERDAWDDRFGSVPSAPPVLTASELTPGSLRERLERTAGEPLDSATYGAARAVLSGGQPISGESRPETGDGPSPEDASTKAELYEHVAGGLKRLDAKQEAIGLQVPDGPQQIRGIAGSGKSVLLAQKAAQMHARHPDWRVVVTFQTRSLYPTVIETIRRYHEHYAGSEPDWDRLQVLHGWGGRTRRGLYYEVAQAAGVEPRTFDDARSAFDRDDGDLLAQCCDEVLDAGPIPERYDAILVDEAQDFEPPLFRLAYAALRPPKRLVWAYDEAQSLQTLSAPRPTDLFGTEPDGTPRVDLQGTYEGGVQKSEVMRTAYRTPRPVLMLAHVFGMGLLRDGGAVQALTTQSGWEDIGYEVEGDFRQYGSPVTLRRPAEHSPHPLSGVDAARPFVVTETFDDRGAELDAVADAIERDVTRHRLAPERIAVVVLGPVHDSRDWGESLADRLRRRDIDPNLVWESDPDVFDRQGAVTISRVNRAKGNQAAQVYVVGLDTVSDGSRSADLVQRRNEAFVALTRTKAWCTVTGVDRDDVATDRLFAELDDAVAGTTGRPPVVTFPAPEPANLQRTMVDATLDAF; encoded by the coding sequence ATGGAGTTCATCGCGTCCGGCGAGGGGGGCGACCACGCCGGCGTCGACGCGGAGCGGACGGTCTGGCGGGCGGTCACGCGTGCGTTCGGTCCCGGCGACCGCGGTGTCGCCTACTGGCGCTACCCCATCGTCTCCCCCGGGCGCGACGCGTTCGACCGGGAGGCCGACTTCGTCCTGCTACACGAGGCGTTCGGGCTGGTCGTGATCGAGTGCAAGGGCTACCGGCTGGACCACGTCGCCGCCATCGAGGGCGACCGCTGGCGACTGCAGGGCACCCGGCAGTCGACCGCGACGCCGTACACGCAGGCCCGGGACCACGGCTTCCGCCTGTTGAACCACCTCGACGACGAGCCAGCCCTGACGGACGACCGGGGGAACCCGGCCGTGCCGGCGAACTTCCTCGTCGCGCTCCCGAACGTCGAACGCGACGCCTGGGACGACCGCTTCGGCTCGGTCCCGTCGGCCCCGCCGGTGCTGACGGCGAGCGAGCTGACGCCGGGGTCGCTGCGCGAGCGCCTGGAGCGGACGGCCGGCGAGCCGCTGGACTCGGCGACGTACGGGGCGGCACGGGCGGTGTTGAGCGGCGGCCAGCCAATCAGCGGCGAGTCGCGGCCCGAGACCGGAGATGGACCGTCACCCGAGGACGCGAGTACGAAGGCCGAACTGTACGAGCACGTCGCGGGCGGGCTGAAGCGACTCGACGCGAAGCAGGAGGCGATCGGCCTGCAGGTTCCCGACGGGCCACAGCAGATCCGGGGCATCGCCGGCTCCGGCAAGTCGGTACTGCTCGCACAGAAGGCCGCCCAGATGCACGCCCGGCACCCCGACTGGCGCGTCGTCGTCACGTTCCAGACGCGCTCGCTCTACCCGACGGTCATCGAGACCATCAGACGCTACCACGAGCACTACGCCGGGTCGGAGCCGGACTGGGACCGCCTGCAGGTGCTGCACGGCTGGGGCGGCCGGACCCGGCGCGGGCTCTACTACGAGGTCGCCCAGGCCGCCGGCGTCGAGCCCCGGACATTCGACGACGCGCGCTCGGCGTTCGACCGCGACGACGGCGACCTGCTCGCCCAGTGCTGTGACGAGGTGCTGGACGCGGGCCCGATTCCGGAGCGGTACGACGCCATCCTCGTCGACGAGGCGCAGGACTTCGAGCCACCCCTCTTCCGGCTCGCGTACGCCGCGCTCAGACCGCCGAAGCGGCTGGTCTGGGCGTACGACGAGGCCCAGAGCCTCCAGACGCTGTCGGCCCCGCGTCCGACCGACCTGTTCGGCACCGAGCCCGACGGCACACCTCGGGTCGACCTCCAGGGCACGTACGAGGGCGGGGTGCAGAAGAGCGAGGTGATGCGGACGGCGTACCGCACACCTCGACCCGTGCTCATGCTCGCGCACGTGTTCGGGATGGGACTCCTCCGCGACGGCGGCGCGGTCCAGGCGCTCACCACCCAGTCCGGCTGGGAGGACATCGGCTACGAGGTCGAGGGCGACTTCCGGCAGTACGGCTCGCCGGTCACCCTCCGCCGGCCCGCCGAGCACTCGCCACACCCGCTCTCGGGTGTCGACGCCGCGCGACCCTTCGTCGTCACCGAGACGTTCGACGACCGCGGGGCGGAACTGGACGCCGTCGCCGATGCCATCGAGCGCGACGTGACCAGGCACCGGCTCGCCCCCGAGCGCATCGCGGTCGTCGTCCTCGGACCCGTCCACGACTCGCGGGACTGGGGCGAGTCGCTCGCCGACAGACTCCGCCGCCGTGATATCGACCCGAACCTCGTCTGGGAGAGCGACCCCGACGTGTTCGACCGCCAGGGCGCGGTCACCATCTCGCGTGTCAACCGCGCGAAGGGGAACCAGGCCGCCCAGGTGTACGTCGTCGGCCTCGACACCGTCTCCGACGGCAGTCGGTCGGCCGACCTGGTCCAGCGCCGGAACGAGGCGTTCGTCGCGCTGACCCGGACGAAGGCCTGGTGCACCGTCACCGGCGTCGACCGCGACGACGTGGCCACCGACCGCCTGTTCGCCGAACTCGACGACGCAGTCGCCGGGACCACCGGACGACCCCCCGTCGTGACCTTCCCCGCGCCCGAGCCCGCGAACCTCCAGCGGACGATGGTCGACGCGACGCTGGACGCGTTCTGA
- the hutH gene encoding histidine ammonia-lyase, whose amino-acid sequence MTVTLDSETLTPADVAAVVREDEPVAVADDARERVRTARERVEDVLESGEAVYGLNTGFGELVNERIPPERVVDLQTNLLRSHAAGSGRECTREEVRAMLVTRVNALVKGNSGVRETVVDHLVTMLNEGVHPVVRSRGSLGASGDLAPLAHMALVLLGEGEADRDGERLPGDEALAAAGLEPLTLEAKEGLALINGTQLTVGKAALAVVDAERVVRAADVAGALTTEVTMGTTASCAPVIQAVRPHDGQAESARNVRRCCDDSEIVESHRNCDRVQDAYSIRCLPQVHGAVRDAVAHLREAVETELNSATDNPLVFDADATHARASGTETAAVLSGGNFHGAPLAHRLDYLTAAMTDLAAICERRVDRMVNPNLQEPHLPPFLTAESGLRSGYMIAQYTAASLVNECRSLGRSATDNTPVSGGQEDHVSMSAQAAHHARTAVDDATAVVGVELLCGAQAMEFVDDDLVPGAGTGAAYDAVRELVDPLDADRELAPEMDRAAALVESGMLDEAVAEALPEPLE is encoded by the coding sequence GTGACCGTCACGCTGGACAGCGAGACGCTGACGCCGGCCGACGTGGCGGCGGTAGTGCGCGAGGACGAGCCGGTCGCGGTCGCCGACGACGCCCGGGAGCGGGTGCGCACGGCACGCGAGCGGGTCGAGGACGTGCTCGAGTCCGGCGAGGCGGTGTACGGCCTCAACACGGGGTTCGGCGAGCTCGTCAACGAGCGCATCCCGCCGGAGCGCGTGGTCGACCTCCAGACGAACCTGCTCCGGAGCCACGCCGCCGGTTCGGGGCGCGAGTGCACACGAGAGGAGGTCCGCGCGATGCTCGTGACGCGCGTCAACGCGCTGGTCAAGGGTAACTCGGGCGTCCGCGAGACGGTCGTCGACCACCTCGTGACGATGCTGAACGAGGGGGTACACCCGGTCGTCCGCTCGCGTGGGAGCCTCGGTGCGAGCGGCGACCTGGCCCCGCTGGCGCACATGGCACTGGTCCTGCTCGGCGAGGGCGAAGCCGACCGCGACGGCGAGCGCCTGCCCGGCGACGAAGCCCTGGCGGCGGCCGGCCTCGAACCGCTCACGCTCGAGGCCAAGGAGGGACTCGCGCTCATCAACGGGACCCAGCTCACGGTCGGGAAGGCCGCGCTGGCGGTCGTCGACGCCGAGCGCGTCGTCCGCGCCGCCGACGTGGCGGGGGCGCTCACGACCGAGGTGACGATGGGGACGACCGCGAGCTGTGCGCCGGTGATCCAGGCGGTCCGCCCGCACGACGGGCAGGCGGAGAGCGCCCGGAACGTCCGCCGCTGCTGTGACGACTCGGAGATCGTCGAGTCACACCGGAACTGCGACCGCGTGCAGGACGCCTACAGCATCCGGTGTCTTCCGCAGGTCCACGGTGCCGTCCGCGACGCGGTCGCCCACCTCCGCGAGGCCGTCGAGACCGAGCTGAACAGTGCGACCGACAACCCGCTGGTGTTCGACGCGGACGCGACCCACGCCCGCGCCTCGGGCACCGAGACGGCCGCGGTGCTCTCGGGCGGGAACTTCCACGGCGCACCGCTGGCCCACCGGCTCGACTACCTGACCGCCGCCATGACCGACCTCGCGGCCATCTGCGAGCGCCGCGTCGACCGCATGGTGAACCCGAACCTGCAGGAGCCCCACCTCCCGCCGTTCCTCACCGCCGAGAGCGGCCTGCGTTCGGGCTACATGATCGCCCAGTACACCGCGGCCTCGCTGGTCAACGAGTGCCGGTCGCTCGGGCGGAGCGCGACCGACAACACGCCCGTCTCCGGTGGACAGGAGGACCACGTGAGCATGTCGGCACAGGCCGCACACCACGCTCGTACCGCGGTCGACGACGCGACGGCCGTCGTCGGCGTCGAGCTCCTCTGTGGCGCGCAGGCCATGGAGTTCGTGGACGACGATCTCGTCCCCGGCGCGGGGACGGGAGCAGCCTACGACGCGGTCCGGGAGCTGGTCGACCCGCTGGACGCCGACCGGGAGCTCGCCCCGGAGATGGACCGGGCCGCGGCGCTCGTGGAGTCGGGGATGCTCGACGAGGCGGTGGCAGAGGCGCTCCCGGAGCCGCTGGAGTAG
- a CDS encoding M24 family metallopeptidase gives MTVSGTKLARLDAFLDERGLESVWFARPNGFAWLTGGDSIVDRTDDVGVAAVGYDGTGLQVVTDDIEADRLADEALDGLPVESFPWHADDLASAVADRAATPAAADFDVPGFESVDATALRQPLTDGDVERYRELGHDVAAAVETVCRDCTRSDTERAVAARLRAALTARGIDSPVVLVGGERRAQAYRHCTPTDASLDSYALVSVTGTREGLAASCTRTVAFDEPDWLAERHAAAARIETTALAATRAVGREDGTAGEVFADIVDAYGTVGFPEEWRNHHQGGAAGFAGREWIATPGSGATVQLPQGYAWNPTVRGAKSEDTVLVTADGFEVLTRTDDWPTRDHDAVGHEVCLSRPGPLR, from the coding sequence ATGACGGTCTCCGGGACGAAGCTGGCGCGGCTGGACGCGTTCCTCGACGAGCGCGGGCTCGAATCGGTCTGGTTCGCCCGCCCGAACGGCTTCGCCTGGCTCACCGGCGGCGACAGCATCGTCGACCGAACTGACGACGTCGGCGTCGCGGCGGTCGGCTACGACGGCACCGGGCTCCAGGTCGTCACGGACGACATCGAGGCCGACCGGCTGGCCGACGAGGCGCTCGACGGGCTGCCGGTCGAGTCGTTCCCGTGGCACGCCGACGACCTCGCCTCGGCCGTCGCCGACCGCGCCGCGACCCCCGCCGCGGCGGACTTCGACGTGCCGGGGTTCGAGTCGGTCGACGCCACCGCACTGCGACAGCCGCTGACCGACGGCGACGTCGAGCGGTACCGCGAGCTCGGTCACGACGTCGCCGCCGCCGTCGAGACGGTCTGTCGCGACTGCACTCGCTCGGACACCGAGCGCGCGGTCGCCGCCCGACTCCGGGCAGCACTGACCGCCCGCGGCATCGACTCGCCGGTCGTCCTCGTCGGCGGCGAGCGCCGTGCGCAGGCCTACCGGCACTGCACGCCGACCGACGCCAGCCTCGACAGCTACGCGCTCGTCTCCGTCACCGGGACCCGGGAGGGGCTCGCGGCGAGTTGCACCCGGACGGTCGCGTTCGACGAACCGGACTGGCTCGCCGAACGGCACGCCGCGGCGGCCCGCATCGAGACGACCGCGCTGGCGGCGACTCGGGCTGTCGGGCGCGAAGACGGTACCGCCGGCGAGGTGTTCGCCGACATCGTGGACGCCTACGGGACCGTCGGCTTCCCCGAGGAGTGGCGGAACCACCACCAGGGCGGGGCCGCGGGCTTCGCCGGGCGGGAGTGGATCGCCACGCCCGGGAGCGGGGCCACCGTCCAGCTCCCGCAGGGCTACGCCTGGAACCCGACGGTCCGTGGCGCGAAGAGCGAGGACACCGTCCTCGTCACCGCGGACGGCTTCGAGGTGCTGACCCGGACCGACGACTGGCCGACGCGAGACCACGACGCCGTCGGCCACGAGGTCTGCCTGTCACGGCCAGGCCCGTTACGCTGA
- a CDS encoding YhjD/YihY/BrkB family envelope integrity protein codes for MRVSRRRAREVGTAVVHEIRAEKLTFMAGSIAYHAFISILPLLLLVLALVQQLQNVALEDSVVSVMQAVLTEQSSDLIQQGLADADASVSLLGVAFLVWGTLRIFRGLDTAFSDIYETEHENTFADQLGDGLLLLVTVALAILLASAVGSLVTVRGDGVPATVLRAIATAAGLFVVLYPMYYVFPDSDVSLVEVVPGTALAAVGITVAQVVFTAFKSGGTGANLVASILVLLTWLYVVGLLILVGAAVNAVLSNRSRDVDIEPVFGGVERDRTDRETSTSREELLADLERLAASLEGEDATLSVTVDGETVAVEAPESAVVDEEDGLFGVGGSVGLELRWWPDG; via the coding sequence ATGCGAGTCAGTCGCCGTCGAGCCCGGGAGGTCGGCACGGCCGTGGTCCACGAGATCAGGGCCGAGAAGCTGACGTTCATGGCGGGCTCCATCGCCTACCACGCGTTCATCTCCATCCTGCCGCTCCTGTTGCTGGTGCTCGCCCTCGTACAGCAGCTACAGAACGTCGCACTGGAGGACTCCGTGGTGTCGGTGATGCAGGCCGTGCTCACCGAGCAGTCGAGCGACCTCATCCAGCAGGGGCTCGCCGACGCCGACGCCTCCGTCTCCCTCCTCGGGGTCGCCTTCCTCGTCTGGGGGACCCTGCGCATCTTCCGCGGGCTCGACACCGCCTTCTCGGACATCTACGAGACCGAACACGAGAACACGTTCGCCGACCAGCTCGGCGACGGGCTGCTCCTGCTCGTCACCGTCGCGCTGGCCATCCTGCTCGCGAGCGCCGTCGGCAGCCTGGTCACGGTGCGCGGCGACGGCGTCCCCGCGACGGTGCTCCGGGCGATCGCGACCGCAGCCGGGCTGTTCGTCGTCCTCTATCCGATGTACTACGTCTTCCCCGACTCGGACGTCTCACTCGTCGAGGTCGTCCCCGGCACCGCGCTCGCCGCGGTCGGCATCACCGTCGCGCAGGTCGTCTTCACGGCATTCAAATCGGGGGGAACCGGCGCGAACCTCGTCGCGAGCATCCTCGTGCTGCTGACCTGGCTCTACGTCGTCGGCCTGCTCATCCTGGTCGGTGCGGCCGTCAACGCCGTCCTGTCGAACCGCTCGCGCGACGTGGACATCGAACCGGTGTTCGGCGGCGTCGAACGGGACCGGACCGACCGCGAGACCAGCACCAGCCGCGAGGAGCTGCTGGCGGACCTCGAACGGCTCGCGGCCAGCCTCGAGGGCGAGGACGCGACGCTCTCGGTCACCGTCGACGGGGAGACCGTCGCGGTCGAGGCCCCCGAGTCGGCCGTCGTCGACGAGGAGGACGGGCTGTTCGGCGTCGGCGGCTCCGTGGGACTGGAACTGCGCTGGTGGCCCGACGGCTGA